TCGGGGACGCGACCCGCTCGCTCGAGGCGCACCTGTTCGACGCCGAGGGCGACTGGTACGGCCAGACCGTCGGCGTCGATTTCGTGGCGCGCCTGCGGGACACTCGGCGCTTCGACGGGGTAGACGCTCTCGTCGCGCAGCTCGGGCGCGACGCGCAGCACGCCCGGCGCGTCCTCGCCCGACCCGCCGCCGACGCCCGCTGAGCCGTTCCCGGCCGGTCCTCCGGCTGGTGTCCGACCCGCGTTGACTCCGCACTCCGGGGCCGGTAACCTTCGGAGTTTCCGGAGCTTCGCCTCGCTCCGCCCCCTCCGCACGTCCCCCCTCCACCCCTCCCGGTCCGCAGGCGCATGTCGAACCTGAAGTACCGTCTGCTGCTCATCGGCGCGCTCGTCCTGGCGTCGGTGTTCGCGCTCTTTCCGCGTACCGTCGTCGAGCGCGTGAAGCGCAACGGCGTCTTCGTGACCGACACGGTCCGGCGCGTGCCCCTCAAGCGGGGGCTGGACCTGCAGGGCGGGATGCACCTGACGCTCGAGGTCGACGAGACCAAGGGCGCCGTGGCGAACAAGGGGGAGGCGCTCGACCGGGCGCTGCGCGTCGTGCGCAACCGCATCGACGAGCTGGGCGTGAGCGAGCCCGTCGTGCAGAAGGTCGGCGACGACCGCATCATCGTCGAGCTGCCCGGCGTGGACGATCCGATCCGCGCGCAGGCCGTCGTGCAGAAGGCCGCGTTCCTCGAGTTCCAGATCGCCGACGAGACGCAGGCGCTCGAGCGCTCGCTGGCGCGCCTCGACGCGGTCGCCGCGCAGAAGCTGCCCACGGTCGCCGCCGCTGGCGCGGCCGACACGGCCGCTGCCGCCGCTGGCCAGAAGGGGCTGACGTCGCTCTTCGGCGCCGACAGCGCGCGCCGCGACACGACGGTCGCCGCGACCACCGCGGGCCGCGACTCGGCCGGCCGCACGGACAGCGCGGGCCGTCGCGCGTCCACGGCGGGCGCCTTCTCGCGCGCCATCCAGCAGGGCAACCATCCGGGCCAGTACATCGTGGCCGAGGACGACTACCGTCGTCTGCAGCCGCTGCTCGACCTCCCCGAGATCCAGGGCGCGCTGCCGCCGGGCAAGATCCTGCGCTGGGGCGCCGACTCGATCGTGGCCGGCGGGCAGATCTACCGCCCGCTCTACGTCCTCGACTCGCGACCGATCATCACCGGTGAGTACCTGACGTCGGCGCGTCCGGCGCAGGACCCGACCGAGGGCAACCTCGTCCAGTTCGAGCTCAGCCGCGAGGGCGGCCGCCGCTTCCAGAACGAGACGGGCAAGCACCTCCAGGACTTCATGGCGATCGTGCTCGACCAGCGCGTCATCACGGCGCCGGTCATCCAGAGCGCCATCGGCAACCGCGGCCAGATCACGCTCGGCCGCGGCTCGCTGCAGGACGCGCAGGACCTCGCGATCGTGCTGAACGCCGGCGCGCTGCCGGTGCCGCTCAAGGTCGCGGAGACGCGTGAGATCGGCGCCAGCCTCGGCCAGGACTCGATCCGGCAGGGCATCACCGCCATGGTGATCGCCGTCCTGCTGATCATCGTCATCATGGTCGGCTACTACCGCATCTCGGGCGCGCTCGCGGTGTCGGCGCTCTCGCTGTACGTGCTGTTCACGCTGGCGATCCTCGCGGGCTTCCACGCGGCGCTGACGCTCCCGGGCGTCGCCGGTCTCGTGCTGACGATCGGCATCGCCGTCGACGCGAACGTGCTGATCTTCGAGCGCATCCGCGAGGAGTTGGATCGCGGCAAGACGGTGCGCCTCGCCGTCGACGAGGGCTTCCGCCATGCGATGAGCGCGATCGTCGACACGAGCGTGGCGACGATCCTCACGGGCGCGGTGCTCTACCAGTACGGCTCCGGCCCGGTCCGCGGCTTCGCCGTCACGCTGATCGCCGGCATCGCGGCGTCGCTGTTCACGGCGATCTTCGTGACGCGGACGTTCTTCCTCATCTGGCTGTCGCGGAGCCCGCGCGCCCAGCAGGCCCTCAGCATCTGACCGCGGGACGCACCGACATGCTGCGCATCTTCCACAACACGAAGTTCGACTTCATCAAGTGGTGGCGCTGGGCCGCCGGCCTCACGGCCGCGTTCATCGCCATCGGGCTCGCGTCGTACGCGGTGAACCCGTCGCTGAACTACAGCATCGAGTTCACCGGCGGCACGCTGATGCAGCTCGAGTTCAAGCAGCCGCCCGACGTCGGCCAGCTGCGGCAGACGGTGAACACCGTCGCGCGCGGTGCCGAGATCCAGCAGTACGGCTCGCCCCTTGAGTACACGGTGCGCGCGCGCGGCGAGGGCGAGACGGCCAACGCGGGCGCCGAGGGCGTCGGCCGCCAGGTCCAGGGCGCGCTCGAGCAGAAGTACGGTGCCGGCAACGTGCGCATCGTGCGCACGGAGGCGGTCGGCGCGCGCGTCGGTGAGGAGCTCTCGCGCGGCGCGCTCATCGCCGTGCTCCTCGGCTCGCTCATCACGCTGGTCTACCTGGCGATCCGCTTCGAGTGGCGCTTCGGTCTCGCGGCCGTGCTCGCAACGGGCCACGACATCCTCGTGACCGCCGCGTTCATCAAGCTGTTCCACATCGAGGTCAGCCTCACGGTCGTCGCCGCGATCCTGACGCTGCTCGGCTACTCGATGAACGACACGATCATCATCTTCGATCGTGTCCGCGAGGACCTGCGCCAGAAGCGCAAGGAGCCGCTCCGCGACACGCTGAACCGCGCGATCAACGAGACGCTGCCGCGCTCGGTGCTGACGCACGCCACCACGCTCGCCGCGACGCTCGCGCTGCTGCTCTTCGCGGGCGAGGTGATTCGCCCGTTCGCGTGGGTGATGGCGTTCGGCATCTTCGTCGCGACGTTCAGCTCCGTCTACGTCGCCGGCCCGCTGCTCCTCTGGATCGAGCGCAAGTATCCGCGCGCGGAGGTCGCCGGCGTCTCCAAGTCGGCCGCGTCCACCGGTCGCACGGCGTCGCAGCCCGGCCAGACGGTCGGCGCACGCTGACCGCACGCTCTCCTCGCGGCGCCCGCGCCGCGTGACCGACTCCCCGCGGCCCCGCCGCGGGGAGTCGTCGCATCCGCCCTTCCCGTCGCTCGCATGACGACCCCCTTCTTCGACAGCCACGCGCACCTGGGCGATCCCGCCTTCGGCGACGAGGCCGACGCGATCGTGCGCCGCGCGCGTGAGGCGGGCGCCGCCGGCATCGTCAGCATCGGCGAGTCGCTCGCGGCCGCCGCGCGCGCGCGTGCCATCGCCGCACGGCATCCGGGCTTCGTCTGGTTCACGGCGGGCGTCCACCCGCACGACGCCGCCGATTTCGACGCGGCACGCGACGTCGCGGCCATTCGCGCCGAGGTCGCGGGGGGTGCGGTCGCGGTCGGCGAGTGCGGGCTCGACTATCACTACGACCACTCGCCGCGCGACGCACAGCGCGCCGCGTTCGGCTCGCAGCTCCGCCTCGCCGCCGAGCTGGATCGGCCCGTCGTCGTGCACACCCGCGAGGCGGAGGACGACACGCGCGCGATGGTCGAGGAGGCTGGCCGGTCCGGCGTCCGTGGCGTGCTGCACTGCTACACGGGCTCGCACGCCCTGGCCGAGGCGGCGCTCGCGGTCGGCTGGCACGTGTCGTTCAGCGGCATCGTCACGTTCAAGCGGTGGGACGACGACGCGCTGCTGCGGCTCGTGCCCGACGACCGGCTTCTCGCGGAGTCCGATGCGCCGTACCTCGCGCCCGTCCCGCATCGCGGCCGTCGGAACGAGCCGGCGTGGGTCGGCCACACGGTCGCGCGGCTGGCCGCCGCGCGCGGGCAGGACGTCGCCGAGGTCGGGCGACTGGTGACCGCGAACGCCCGCCGCTTCTACGGCCTACCGGCCGCCCCGGGCGCGGACTAACATCCCGCCGCGGCGCTCCGGCCGCACGATCCGACCCTCGCCCACCGCTCCGATGACCGATCCGCGTCTCACCGTCGTCCACACCGCGCAGGCGCCCGAGGCAATCGGCCCCTACTCGCAGGCCGTCGTCGCCAACGGCATGGTGTTCACGGCCGGGCAGATCGCGCTGGATCCGGCGACGATGCAGATCGTCGAGGGCGACGTCAGCGCGCAGGCGGAGCAGGTGATGCGCAACCTCACCGCGGTGCTCGACGCCGCGGGCGCGTCGTGGGCGAGCGTCGTGAAGACGACGATCTTCCTCGCCGACATGGCGGACTTCCAGGCCGTGAACGCGGTGTACGCGCGCGTCACCGGCGACTCGCGCCCGGCGCGCTCCACCGTCGCCGTCGCGGGCCTGCCGCGCAACGTGCGCGTCGAGATCGAGGCCGTCGCGCTCGTCGGCTGAGACGCGGGCCCGTCTCCGCTCCGACTCCCGCGAGCAGCTGGTCGCCGTGCCTCTCGGCACGGTACCGGAGTATGTTTCCCGCGTCGACCGCGCGGTGGTCGTCGGCGAGGTACGCCCGCGCGAGACGCACGCGTTCTACGCGCGGTGGCGCGCCGAGTGGCGTGCGCGCCGTTCGGGCGCGACTCGTGCCGTGAGGGGGCTGATCGGTCCTGGTGGCGGGCCTCGTCTTCACAACCGGTGGGTGGCGCCGGGCGTCGCCGGTCGGTTCGATTCCCACAGGCTCCCGCCGCGGCGACTCCCCGTGCTCAGCCTCGTGCCCGCGCTCTCACGCTTCCTGCATCGCGCCGCGCGCAGTCGCACTCTCGCCATCGTCGCCAGCGTGGTGACGATCGGCGCGGGCTCGGCACGCGCGCAGCAGCCCACGCCACCGGTGCCAGCGACTCCGCGCGACACCGCGCGACCGCGCCCCGACTCGGCGCGCGCGCGCCAGGACACCGCGCGCACCGCGACCGACTCCGCGCGCGGTCCGCGGCGCGCTCGCGCCACGGTCGCGCCGCGCCCGGGGCTCGAGCCGCCCATCTCGCCGCGCCGTGCGTTCCTCTCGTCGCTGCTGGTGCCGGGGCTCGGACAGGCGCGGCTCGATCGACCGGCCGCCGGCGCGCTCTTCGTGACGGTGGAGCTGGCGGCCATCACGATGGTCGCCAAGTCGGCGTACGACCTGCGCGCCGCGAAGGCGTTCCGCGCCGACAGCGTCGTGCTCTCCTATCCCGTGGACACCGCGACCGGGCTGCCGACCACGCGTCCGGTGCGCGGCGAGGGCCCGTTCACGAACGATCTCGTGCGCGCCCGCCGGCTGCATCTCGAGGACTGGCTCGCCGTGATCGCGTTCAACCATCTCATCGCGGGCGCCGAGGCGTTCGTCGCCGCGAACCTCTGGGACCTGCCCGCGCAGGTGGGCGCGCAGCGCAGCCGCAACGGCACGATGCTGCGCGTCAGCGTGTCCTGGTGATCGTCCGGCGATGAGCGCCCAGCAGCCGCCCGACTCGCCCGTCGTGCACCATCCGGCGGCGCCGATCGGCGTGTTCGACTCGGGGATCGGTGGGCTCACGGTCGCTCGCGAGATCATGCGCCAGCTGCCGACGGAGTCAATCGTCTACTTCGGCGACACCGCGCGCGTGCCGTACGGCCCGAAGAGCCCCGACACCGTGCGCCGCTACAGCCACGAGATCGCGGAGTTCCTCCGCGGTGAGGGGGTGAAGGCGATCGTGATCGCGTGCAACACCGCGACCGCGCACGCGCTGCCCATGCTGCGCGCGGAGCAGCCGCTCCCGGTGATCGGCGTCGTCGAGCCAGGGGCGCGCGCGGCGGTGGGCGCGTCGCGCGGCGGCACGGTGGGCGTCATCGGGACGATGGGGACGATCGCGTCCGGCGCCTACGAGCGCGCCATCCGCGCGCTCCGGCACGACGTCGCGGTGCTTGGCCAACCGTGCCCGCTGTTCGTGCCCTTCGTCGAGGAGGGCTGGCTGTCGCACGAGGCGACGCGGCTCGTCGCGCACGAGTACCTCGACGCGCTGCGCGACCGCTCGATGGACACGCTGGTGCTGGGCTGCACGCACTACCCGCTCCTCAAGCCGCTCATCGGCGAGGTGGTCGGGCGCTCGGTGCGCCTCATCGACAGCGCCGAGGAGACGGCGGCCGAGACGGGGCGCGTGCTGGTCTCGCGCGGGCTCGCGGCGCCCGCTGGCACGACGCCGCGGCATCGCTTCATCGCCAGCGACGCGCCGGACCACTTCTCACGGATGGCGCAGCGCTTCCTCGGGGCGCCGCTCGAGCGCGTCGAGACGGTCACCCTCGGCTGATCCGTCCCAGCGACAGAGCGCGATCTCGCGCGCGTCCACGCGCAGGTAGGTCGGCGCGTCGAGCCACGAGCCCGGATTCGCGTACACGCCGCCCGTCGACGCGCGCTCCACGCCCGCGACGTGCGAGTGGCCGAGCACCAGCAGCTCGATCTGCGGGTCCGACTCGAGCCGCGCGATCCCGGCGCGCCGGATGCCGAGGCCGTCGTCGCGCGGTCGGTACGTGCGGCTCGCCTGCGAGCTGCCCGTCGCGAGGCGGCTCGCCGCGTCCACGGGCAGCAGGCGAAACGCCGCCTTGGACAGCGGATGCCGCAGCACCGGGCGGATCGCGCGATAGCCACGGTCCTCGCGCCCGCGCAGGCCGTCGCCGTGCTCCACACGCGCGCGCCAGCCGGCCAGGTCCCCGATCCAGGGCCCGAAGTGGTAGGTGACGCCCACGTCCTGCCGCAGCACGTCGCCGCCCCAGCAGTCGTGGTTTCCAGCGACCCACGTCACCGGCACGCCGGCGTCGACCACGTCGGCGAGCGCCGCGAGCACCCGGAACCCGGTCCGCGGGATGGCCGTGCCCCACTCGAACCAGAAGTCGAACAGGTCGCCGTCGATCATGAGCGAGCCGGCGCGCCCGGGCAGCGACCGCAGGAACGCGATCAGCGCGCGCTCGGTCTCGCGTGGCGCGACGCCCAGGTGGACGTCGGCGAGGATGAAGCAGGGGGCGGGTAGCGACACGCGCCCAAGTCTAGCCCGCCGCCCGGAGCGCACAAAGTCGCGGTCGGGTGGACAATGCCCCCTGGCTCCGGCGATCTTGCCCGCGACGCGCGCCGCCGGCGCGCCCGACCGTCCCGCCTCCCGTGAGCCGCGTCCACACGTCCGAGCTGCGCGTCCGCTACGCCGAAACCGACCAGATGGGGGTGGTGTACCATGCCAACTACCTCGCCTGGTGCGAGGTCGGCCGCACCGACTGGATCCGCGCGGCGGGCATGAGCTACCGCGACATGGAGGCGCAGGGCGTCGGGCTCGCGGTCAGCGACCTGCAGATGCGCTTCCACGCGGCCGCGACGTACGACGACGTGGTTCGCGTCGAGACCCGCTGCACCGAGGTGCGCTCGCGCACCGTCACCTTCGAGTATCTCGTGACCAGGGCTGATACCGGGGCGCGGCTCGTGAGCGCGACGACGCGGTTGATCGCGATCGACCGCCAGGGACGCACGATGGCGATGCCCGCCGCCGTGCGCGAGCTGCTCGAGCGCGCCGCGGCCGACGGATCGGCGTCGGAGGCGTCCGCATGACGCGCTCGCGCGCCATCGCGCTCGCGACGCTGGCGCTCACGGGAGCGGCATCCTGCGCACCGCGTGCGCGCCCGCTCGCCGGAGCCGTGGTGCCCAGGGTCGCGCTCCCGTCGACGACGCTGTCCACGCGGCCGCAGCGCGTCGTCTTCCGCTGGCGCTACGATGAGGCGGAGGGCTTCAGCGCGCGCGGCGAGGGCGTCGCGCGGCTCGTGTCGCCGGACTCGGGCCGGCTCGACTTCTTCGTCGACGGTGGACTCGGCGGCGGCTACGCCATCCTGATCGGCGACCGCGTGACGGCGCCCGGCGGCGAGATGGTGCGACGCCTCATCCCGCCCGCGCCGCTGCTCTGGGCGGCGCTCGGCCGCCTCGCGCTGCCGGCCGCCCCGGACACGACCGTGCGCGCGTCCGGCGACACCCTGCGCGCCGACGTCGGACGTGATCCGACCTGGCGTGCGACCTTCATCGGCGCGCGCCTCGCGCGCCTCGAGCGCATCGACGGGGGGCGCATCCAGGAGTGGATGCAGCGCGACTCGTCGGTGGTGCGCTACCGACACGAGGGCGAGCGCCGCGGGCTCTCGCTCGACGTGCAACGTACGGAGTCCGTCGATGGCTTCCCGGCTTCCATCTGGCCGCGCTGAGCGTCCGCGGGCCTCGCGCGTGATGCGCGCGCGCCGCTGGGCGCTCGCGCTCGTCCTCGGCGCGTCGGTCGGCGTGCAGGGCTGTCGCTTCTCGCCCTACAAGTTCCAGGGCGGCGGGCTGCCGCCGCACGTGCGCACGATGGCGGTGCTGCCGTTCGAGAACGACACGCCCGTGCCCGAGCTGCAGCGCGAGCTGTTCGAGGCGATGCGCCGGGAGCTGCAGAACCGCCTCAACCTCCGCGACGCGTCCGAGGCGAAGGCCGACGCGATCGTGCGCGGGACGATCGTGAAGTACGACATCGACGTGCCGATCGGCTTCAGCGCCGATCCCACGCAGGCGACGACCGCGCGCCGCCAGCTGCAGCTGGTCGTCGACGTGGCGATCATCGATCAGGCGAGCGGTCGCACGCTCTGGGAGAAGAAGGGGCTCACGGCGAAGGGCGAGTACTCCGAGCAGGCCGAGGCGGCCGGTCGCAGGCAGGCGATCGAGGAGGTCATCGCCGACATCATCGAGGGAGCGACCTCACAGTGGTGAGCCCCGTCGTCGAGCTCGCGTTCGATCCGGCGCGCAAGATCATGGGGTGGGACGAGGCGCGCGCGTGGCGCGCGACGCAGCGCGGCCGGCTCGTCTTCACCAATGGCGTGTTCGACCTGCTGCATCCCGGGCACATCGACGTGCTCGTGGGATCGCGGCGACAGGGCGATGCGCTCGTCGTCGGGCTCAATGCCGATGCGTCGGTGCGCCGGCTCAAGGGTCCCGAGCGTCCCGTGCGCTCCGAGGCGGAGCGCGCATACGTGCTCGCCGCGCTGGCGGCGGTCGACGCAGTCGTCGTGTTCGCCGAGGACACGCCGCTGGAGCTGGTGCGCTGGCTGCAGCCGGACGTGATCGTGAAGGGCGGGGACTACCGGGAGGACACGATCGTCGGCGCGCCGGAGGTGCGGGCGCGCGGCGGCGACGTCGTCGTCATCCCGCTCACGCCCGGGCAGTCCACCACCTCCATCATCGAGAAGCTCCGTGGCGGCATCCGCTGAGGTTCCATCCGTCGACGGCGCCGCGCGCGCCGCGGACGCCCTGCGCCCCGTCACGCTGGAGCGCGGCGTGGCGGAGTACGCCGAGGGCTCCTGCCTGATCGCGTTCGGCAAGACGC
This region of Roseisolibacter agri genomic DNA includes:
- a CDS encoding LptE family protein: MRARRWALALVLGASVGVQGCRFSPYKFQGGGLPPHVRTMAVLPFENDTPVPELQRELFEAMRRELQNRLNLRDASEAKADAIVRGTIVKYDIDVPIGFSADPTQATTARRQLQLVVDVAIIDQASGRTLWEKKGLTAKGEYSEQAEAAGRRQAIEEVIADIIEGATSQW
- a CDS encoding TatD family hydrolase; its protein translation is MTTPFFDSHAHLGDPAFGDEADAIVRRAREAGAAGIVSIGESLAAAARARAIAARHPGFVWFTAGVHPHDAADFDAARDVAAIRAEVAGGAVAVGECGLDYHYDHSPRDAQRAAFGSQLRLAAELDRPVVVHTREAEDDTRAMVEEAGRSGVRGVLHCYTGSHALAEAALAVGWHVSFSGIVTFKRWDDDALLRLVPDDRLLAESDAPYLAPVPHRGRRNEPAWVGHTVARLAAARGQDVAEVGRLVTANARRFYGLPAAPGAD
- a CDS encoding UDP-2,3-diacylglucosamine diphosphatase, whose amino-acid sequence is MSLPAPCFILADVHLGVAPRETERALIAFLRSLPGRAGSLMIDGDLFDFWFEWGTAIPRTGFRVLAALADVVDAGVPVTWVAGNHDCWGGDVLRQDVGVTYHFGPWIGDLAGWRARVEHGDGLRGREDRGYRAIRPVLRHPLSKAAFRLLPVDAASRLATGSSQASRTYRPRDDGLGIRRAGIARLESDPQIELLVLGHSHVAGVERASTGGVYANPGSWLDAPTYLRVDAREIALCRWDGSAEGDRLDALERRPEEALRHP
- a CDS encoding acyl-CoA thioesterase translates to MSRVHTSELRVRYAETDQMGVVYHANYLAWCEVGRTDWIRAAGMSYRDMEAQGVGLAVSDLQMRFHAAATYDDVVRVETRCTEVRSRTVTFEYLVTRADTGARLVSATTRLIAIDRQGRTMAMPAAVRELLERAAADGSASEASA
- a CDS encoding RidA family protein, with protein sequence MTDPRLTVVHTAQAPEAIGPYSQAVVANGMVFTAGQIALDPATMQIVEGDVSAQAEQVMRNLTAVLDAAGASWASVVKTTIFLADMADFQAVNAVYARVTGDSRPARSTVAVAGLPRNVRVEIEAVALVG
- the murI gene encoding glutamate racemase, giving the protein MSAQQPPDSPVVHHPAAPIGVFDSGIGGLTVAREIMRQLPTESIVYFGDTARVPYGPKSPDTVRRYSHEIAEFLRGEGVKAIVIACNTATAHALPMLRAEQPLPVIGVVEPGARAAVGASRGGTVGVIGTMGTIASGAYERAIRALRHDVAVLGQPCPLFVPFVEEGWLSHEATRLVAHEYLDALRDRSMDTLVLGCTHYPLLKPLIGEVVGRSVRLIDSAEETAAETGRVLVSRGLAAPAGTTPRHRFIASDAPDHFSRMAQRFLGAPLERVETVTLG
- the rfaE2 gene encoding D-glycero-beta-D-manno-heptose 1-phosphate adenylyltransferase, whose protein sequence is MSPVVELAFDPARKIMGWDEARAWRATQRGRLVFTNGVFDLLHPGHIDVLVGSRRQGDALVVGLNADASVRRLKGPERPVRSEAERAYVLAALAAVDAVVVFAEDTPLELVRWLQPDVIVKGGDYREDTIVGAPEVRARGGDVVVIPLTPGQSTTSIIEKLRGGIR
- the secF gene encoding protein translocase subunit SecF is translated as MLRIFHNTKFDFIKWWRWAAGLTAAFIAIGLASYAVNPSLNYSIEFTGGTLMQLEFKQPPDVGQLRQTVNTVARGAEIQQYGSPLEYTVRARGEGETANAGAEGVGRQVQGALEQKYGAGNVRIVRTEAVGARVGEELSRGALIAVLLGSLITLVYLAIRFEWRFGLAAVLATGHDILVTAAFIKLFHIEVSLTVVAAILTLLGYSMNDTIIIFDRVREDLRQKRKEPLRDTLNRAINETLPRSVLTHATTLAATLALLLFAGEVIRPFAWVMAFGIFVATFSSVYVAGPLLLWIERKYPRAEVAGVSKSAASTGRTASQPGQTVGAR
- the secD gene encoding protein translocase subunit SecD, yielding MSNLKYRLLLIGALVLASVFALFPRTVVERVKRNGVFVTDTVRRVPLKRGLDLQGGMHLTLEVDETKGAVANKGEALDRALRVVRNRIDELGVSEPVVQKVGDDRIIVELPGVDDPIRAQAVVQKAAFLEFQIADETQALERSLARLDAVAAQKLPTVAAAGAADTAAAAAGQKGLTSLFGADSARRDTTVAATTAGRDSAGRTDSAGRRASTAGAFSRAIQQGNHPGQYIVAEDDYRRLQPLLDLPEIQGALPPGKILRWGADSIVAGGQIYRPLYVLDSRPIITGEYLTSARPAQDPTEGNLVQFELSREGGRRFQNETGKHLQDFMAIVLDQRVITAPVIQSAIGNRGQITLGRGSLQDAQDLAIVLNAGALPVPLKVAETREIGASLGQDSIRQGITAMVIAVLLIIVIMVGYYRISGALAVSALSLYVLFTLAILAGFHAALTLPGVAGLVLTIGIAVDANVLIFERIREELDRGKTVRLAVDEGFRHAMSAIVDTSVATILTGAVLYQYGSGPVRGFAVTLIAGIAASLFTAIFVTRTFFLIWLSRSPRAQQALSI